A single window of Hymenobacter sp. APR13 DNA harbors:
- a CDS encoding peptidylprolyl isomerase, whose product MALINTIREKSGWAVGTVAIGMLFFIVGSDLVGGKNRLFNRNENVVGEVAGEKVELADFNNTLEQAKQSFVQQQGRQPDEQTMGYLRDQAWNQTIYRIAFQKEFDKLGLSVSDDELTDMVQGKNIHPSIRQAFTDQQTGQFDRAKIIQYLQGLDKLPPDAQAAWRNFEANLGPERVGQKYNNLLKLSTYVTSAEAKRFDEDQNTRASMRYLFVPYFSISDSAVKVTDDQLQAYLDKNKGRYKVEDGRTIEYVSVPVTASVEDSTAARQAVDQLATQFASAPNDSLFVKLNSDQPYSAAYVSPADMPEKLRQQLPLTVGKVYGPFSENGTTSLFKVTGAKAGAQAAARASHILIKPEGTTPEADAAAKVKATDILNKIKGGADFAALARQFGTDGTTATGGDLGWFQQGRMVPEFEKAVFGATSAGLLPSLVKTSFGYHIVKITAPKTSQTYQVAAVQKRITPSEATNEAAYAKAQALKGEMTDLESFRKAVAKDKTLQKQEAKGLGRGERAVNNLQNAREIVRWAYGTAGKETAIGDVSEVFDMGDQYVIAVLTGERSKGTADVASLKPELQAAVRNEEKAKQIMAKLQGKTGTLEQIAATYGAQAQVKTADNVVLGTGTIPGLGAEPLAVGKVFGLKAGQKSAPIQGEQGVLIVEPVSVQKPAAAAADVAAIKKQLQAQRQGRADGLIYEAVKANANIKDERNKFF is encoded by the coding sequence ATGGCATTAATTAACACGATTCGAGAAAAATCAGGCTGGGCCGTGGGCACTGTCGCCATCGGCATGCTCTTCTTCATCGTGGGCAGCGACCTTGTCGGGGGTAAAAACCGGCTTTTCAACCGCAACGAAAACGTGGTGGGCGAAGTAGCCGGCGAAAAAGTGGAGCTGGCCGATTTCAACAACACCCTGGAGCAGGCCAAGCAGAGCTTCGTGCAGCAGCAGGGCCGCCAGCCCGACGAGCAGACGATGGGCTACCTGCGTGACCAGGCCTGGAACCAGACCATCTACCGCATTGCCTTCCAGAAGGAGTTCGACAAGCTCGGCCTGTCCGTTTCCGACGACGAGCTGACCGACATGGTGCAGGGCAAGAACATCCACCCCAGCATCCGCCAGGCCTTCACCGACCAGCAGACCGGCCAGTTCGACCGCGCCAAGATCATCCAGTACCTGCAGGGCCTCGACAAGCTGCCGCCCGACGCGCAGGCTGCCTGGCGCAACTTCGAAGCCAACCTCGGCCCGGAGCGCGTAGGCCAGAAGTACAACAACCTGCTCAAGCTGAGCACCTACGTTACGTCGGCCGAAGCTAAGCGCTTCGACGAAGACCAGAACACCCGCGCTTCCATGCGCTACCTGTTCGTGCCTTACTTCTCCATCTCCGATTCGGCGGTGAAAGTAACCGACGACCAGCTGCAGGCCTACCTCGACAAGAACAAGGGCCGCTACAAAGTGGAAGACGGCCGCACCATCGAGTACGTGAGCGTTCCGGTGACGGCTTCCGTAGAAGACAGCACCGCCGCCCGCCAGGCCGTTGATCAGCTGGCTACGCAGTTTGCCTCGGCTCCGAATGACTCGCTGTTCGTGAAGCTCAACTCCGACCAGCCGTACAGCGCCGCCTACGTGTCGCCGGCTGATATGCCCGAGAAGCTGCGTCAGCAGCTGCCCCTCACGGTGGGCAAGGTGTACGGTCCGTTCTCGGAGAACGGCACCACCAGCCTTTTCAAAGTGACGGGAGCCAAAGCCGGCGCGCAGGCCGCCGCCCGCGCCAGCCACATCCTCATCAAGCCCGAAGGCACCACGCCGGAGGCCGATGCGGCAGCCAAAGTGAAAGCCACCGACATCCTCAACAAAATCAAAGGTGGCGCTGACTTCGCGGCTCTGGCCCGCCAGTTCGGCACCGACGGCACCACCGCCACCGGCGGCGACCTGGGCTGGTTCCAGCAGGGCCGCATGGTACCGGAGTTCGAGAAAGCCGTGTTCGGCGCTACCTCGGCCGGCTTGCTGCCCAGCCTCGTGAAAACGTCGTTCGGCTACCACATCGTAAAAATCACGGCGCCCAAAACCAGCCAGACCTACCAGGTGGCCGCGGTGCAGAAGCGCATCACGCCTTCGGAAGCTACCAACGAAGCCGCCTACGCCAAGGCCCAGGCCCTGAAAGGCGAGATGACCGACCTGGAGTCGTTCCGCAAGGCGGTAGCCAAAGACAAAACCCTGCAGAAGCAGGAAGCCAAAGGCCTCGGCCGCGGCGAGCGGGCCGTAAACAACCTGCAGAACGCCCGCGAGATTGTGCGCTGGGCCTACGGCACGGCCGGTAAGGAAACCGCCATCGGCGACGTATCGGAGGTGTTCGACATGGGCGACCAGTACGTTATTGCCGTCCTGACCGGCGAGCGGAGCAAAGGCACCGCCGACGTGGCCAGCCTGAAGCCCGAGCTGCAGGCCGCCGTGCGCAACGAGGAGAAAGCCAAGCAAATCATGGCCAAGCTGCAGGGCAAGACCGGCACGCTCGAGCAGATTGCTGCCACCTACGGCGCACAGGCCCAGGTGAAAACGGCCGACAACGTAGTGCTGGGCACCGGCACCATACCGGGGCTGGGCGCCGAGCCGCTGGCCGTGGGCAAGGTGTTCGGCCTGAAAGCCGGGCAGAAGTCGGCCCCCATCCAGGGTGAGCAGGGCGTGCTGATTGTGGAGCCGGTGAGCGTGCAGAAGCCCGCCGCCGCCGCCGCCGATGTGGCCGCCATCAAGAAGCAGCTGCAGGCCCAGCGCCAGGGCCGCGCCGACGGCCTCATCTACGAAGCCGTGAAAGCCAACGCCAACATCAAAGACGAGCGCAACAAGTTCTTCTAA
- the lptC gene encoding LPS export ABC transporter periplasmic protein LptC: MAAYSFRSFGRYGLVALLAAGLLVAGCQKKDPEASKKEVEYKGPLLETTNVLTLYSDSAKLQIKYTAPLEQQFESGDKLYPKGIDVTFYTEGGAKVLNTLRGNYGRYDKAKNLYFIRGDVRVSNVEKQQSMKTEEMFFDQNKQLIYNDTTQLVRIQTPTEVLTGYGLTANQDFSRYTILKPEGVFTIDQAATQPAP; the protein is encoded by the coding sequence ATGGCTGCGTACTCGTTCAGATCTTTCGGCCGGTATGGGCTGGTGGCGCTTCTGGCCGCCGGCCTGCTGGTGGCTGGCTGCCAGAAAAAGGACCCGGAGGCCAGCAAAAAGGAGGTGGAATACAAAGGCCCACTGCTGGAGACCACCAACGTGCTGACGCTCTATAGCGACTCGGCCAAGCTGCAAATCAAGTACACGGCCCCGCTGGAGCAGCAGTTCGAAAGCGGCGACAAGCTCTACCCTAAGGGTATCGACGTGACCTTCTACACCGAGGGCGGCGCCAAGGTGCTCAACACGTTGCGCGGCAACTACGGCCGCTACGACAAGGCCAAAAACCTGTATTTCATTCGCGGCGACGTGCGCGTAAGCAACGTGGAAAAGCAGCAGTCGATGAAAACGGAGGAGATGTTCTTTGATCAGAACAAGCAACTGATCTACAATGACACCACCCAGCTCGTGCGCATCCAGACGCCCACCGAGGTGCTGACCGGCTACGGCCTCACGGCCAACCAGGACTTCTCGCGCTACACCATTCTCAAGCCGGAGGGCGTGTTCACCATCGACCAGGCTGCCACGCAGCCGGCCCCTTAA
- a CDS encoding OmpP1/FadL family transporter, whose protein sequence is MLNSKYAGLLGLTLLSLGAATRGQGQGLGNSPYSRLGLGDTYFNSGGVRQMGMGGVGISAPNGTQVNELNPALLYYMNRTTWEFTAVGQYKTIENNQTSQKTGTGKLNYLALAVPLSSRWGAAIGLKPFSSVDFESVEAQRVNNDPTLAQVVRQFRGEGELSEAYLAQGVRVAKGLSVGVVASYVFGSIDVSTGTQVVPDVVTDNDALERTILLDHIHYSDFKFRGGAHYRSKLNSTINYNLGAVYSFQTQLNGERSLTLDRQAFAGNQVESLVLESGEGSANLPALAQFGASLDNNKNWSVSVDAANQQWSKFRAFNERGGTVGVPLNNTWRAGLGGEFAPDPTSVDKYFRRVTYRAGVSVAEMPYRPGGQVLYDRAVSWGFSFPVSASPLDATTLNMGFTYGRRGNTDVQQLSSGATERNIQETYIRAQLGISLNNRWFIKRRIE, encoded by the coding sequence ATGTTGAACTCTAAATACGCCGGGCTGCTGGGCCTAACGCTGCTGAGCCTTGGGGCTGCCACACGCGGCCAGGGCCAGGGCCTGGGCAATTCTCCTTATTCCCGCCTCGGGCTGGGCGACACGTACTTCAACTCGGGTGGTGTCCGGCAGATGGGGATGGGCGGTGTCGGAATTTCGGCCCCCAACGGCACCCAGGTAAACGAGCTGAACCCGGCGCTACTCTACTACATGAACCGCACAACGTGGGAGTTCACGGCCGTAGGGCAGTACAAAACCATTGAGAACAACCAAACGTCGCAGAAGACGGGCACCGGCAAGCTGAATTATCTGGCGCTGGCCGTTCCGCTTTCCAGCCGCTGGGGAGCAGCCATCGGCCTCAAGCCCTTCAGCTCCGTCGATTTCGAATCGGTGGAAGCCCAACGGGTCAACAACGACCCGACGCTGGCGCAGGTAGTGCGGCAGTTCCGCGGTGAAGGCGAGCTGTCGGAAGCCTACCTGGCCCAGGGCGTGCGCGTGGCCAAAGGCCTGTCGGTGGGCGTGGTGGCTTCCTACGTGTTTGGTAGCATTGATGTGAGCACCGGCACGCAGGTGGTGCCCGATGTGGTGACCGACAACGACGCGCTGGAACGAACCATCCTGCTCGACCACATCCACTACTCCGACTTCAAGTTCCGGGGCGGGGCGCACTACCGCAGCAAGCTCAACAGCACCATCAACTACAACCTGGGCGCGGTATACAGCTTTCAGACACAGCTGAACGGCGAGCGGAGCCTCACGCTGGACCGCCAGGCCTTTGCCGGCAACCAGGTGGAGAGCCTCGTGCTGGAAAGCGGCGAGGGTTCGGCCAACCTGCCGGCGCTGGCTCAGTTCGGGGCTAGCCTCGACAACAACAAAAACTGGTCGGTGAGTGTGGATGCCGCCAACCAGCAATGGTCGAAGTTTCGGGCGTTCAATGAACGCGGCGGCACGGTGGGCGTGCCCCTGAACAACACGTGGCGCGCGGGCCTGGGCGGCGAGTTTGCCCCCGACCCAACTTCCGTCGACAAATACTTCCGGCGCGTAACCTACCGGGCCGGCGTATCGGTGGCCGAAATGCCCTACCGCCCCGGCGGGCAGGTGCTCTACGACCGGGCCGTGAGCTGGGGCTTCTCGTTCCCGGTGTCGGCCTCGCCGCTTGATGCCACCACGCTCAACATGGGCTTCACTTACGGCCGCCGCGGCAACACCGATGTGCAACAACTAAGCAGTGGTGCCACCGAGCGCAACATTCAGGAAACCTACATCCGGGCCCAGCTGGGCATCTCGCTCAACAACCGCTGGTTTATCAAGCGTCGCATTGAATAA
- a CDS encoding type III pantothenate kinase — MRTFALDIGNTAVKYGCFDGPVLLETATGQTAAQVMAAVERLQPQHAIVASVAEPTADWAATLRRRLPGTVLEFSPAATPLPLRNAYATPHTLGADRLAAAVGAAWLRPNQHTLIVDAGTAIKCDLVEGGHTFRGGSIAPGLHMRFRALHTFTGRLPLVEIPPDGAAPLPLTGDDTTSAIRSGVLNGAVAEVNGFIASYQAQYPGLSVVLAGGDAAFFQPRLKGPIFGIPELVLIGLHRILAYNVEL, encoded by the coding sequence TTGCGCACGTTTGCCCTTGATATTGGGAATACGGCTGTGAAATACGGCTGCTTCGACGGGCCCGTGCTGCTGGAAACGGCCACCGGCCAGACGGCGGCACAGGTGATGGCCGCTGTGGAACGACTGCAGCCGCAGCACGCCATCGTAGCCTCAGTGGCGGAGCCTACCGCCGACTGGGCGGCTACACTGCGCCGGCGGTTGCCGGGCACGGTGCTGGAGTTCAGCCCCGCTGCCACGCCGCTGCCGCTGCGCAACGCCTACGCCACCCCGCACACGCTGGGCGCCGACCGGCTGGCGGCGGCGGTAGGGGCGGCCTGGCTGCGACCCAATCAGCACACGCTGATTGTGGATGCCGGCACGGCCATCAAGTGCGACTTGGTGGAAGGCGGGCACACGTTTCGGGGGGGCAGTATTGCGCCGGGCCTGCACATGCGTTTTCGGGCGCTGCATACGTTTACGGGTCGCCTGCCGCTGGTAGAAATTCCCCCTGACGGCGCGGCCCCGCTGCCCCTCACCGGCGACGATACCACTTCGGCCATCCGAAGTGGGGTACTCAATGGGGCTGTGGCCGAAGTGAACGGCTTCATTGCCAGCTACCAGGCGCAGTATCCGGGGCTCAGCGTGGTGCTGGCCGGCGGCGACGCGGCTTTTTTCCAACCCCGGCTGAAAGGCCCTATCTTTGGCATTCCGGAGCTCGTGCTGATTGGGCTCCACCGTATATTGGCATACAATGTTGAACTCTAA
- a CDS encoding pseudouridine synthase, translating to MGKKHNSGNAAGGRGRSDRPSSSAGGSGFYQKFSAPRGAGSGAAGEGRPPRFGGDRDRPAGRSGDAPRGDFSSRPSFGRGPADRTGGSGFGGPKKFGSGGGSFGGRNEGGFGGNSRPRDTNGGDSRSFGSRPSGGRDFDRGGSRREDSRSGGFGAARGNNNDRRSGGFGGPRGDNDDRRSGGFGGGGRRDDDRRGGFNSAPRRDNDDRPVRPFEPRKTWDGQPYRQEGRPAVPRGAAGERNRKFVKADPNQPDAPTGYTPRPASFEQTPRPEDANDQGPDRAIRPARPFDFRSRPEGLDAERPASPRPERGADFGDRPRGAFNDRRESGFKPRSTGERPAFGNRSFNDRSEGGFGNRNSADRREPSRGASDADRDARPYGTRPERPAPKRFGHDASTPNRADKLKRGEVAGQAPDYKNLKHYEDDKSRGNKRRREEEDVKGDELRLNRYIANAGVCSRREADSLIAAGEIKVNGEVVTEMGYKVQPTDTVQYGKTNLNREKLVYVLLNKPKDTITTTEDPEGRRTVMDLVKESSKERIFPVGRLDRNTTGLLLFTNDGEVAQKLSHPSHRNKKIYQAELDKPLTEEHLGMIAAGIELEDGKAEVDDVAVVAGNPHFVGIEIHIGRNRIVRRIFEHLGYDVVSLDRVQYAGLTKKDLPRGKWRFLNEKEVIRLKYFM from the coding sequence ATGGGCAAGAAGCACAATTCCGGCAATGCAGCCGGCGGCCGCGGCCGCTCCGACCGTCCTTCCAGCAGCGCTGGCGGCTCCGGCTTTTATCAGAAATTCTCCGCTCCGCGTGGCGCGGGCAGTGGCGCGGCCGGCGAAGGCCGCCCGCCCCGCTTTGGCGGCGACCGTGACCGGCCCGCCGGCCGGTCCGGCGACGCACCCCGCGGCGACTTCTCGTCGCGTCCTTCCTTCGGGCGTGGCCCCGCTGACCGCACGGGCGGCAGCGGCTTCGGCGGCCCCAAGAAGTTTGGCAGTGGCGGCGGCAGCTTCGGCGGCCGCAACGAAGGTGGCTTCGGTGGCAACTCCCGCCCCCGCGACACCAACGGCGGCGACAGCCGTTCGTTTGGCAGCCGCCCATCGGGTGGCCGCGACTTCGACCGGGGCGGCTCGCGCCGGGAAGACAGCCGGAGCGGTGGCTTTGGGGCTGCCCGCGGCAACAACAATGACCGTCGCAGCGGCGGCTTCGGCGGCCCACGCGGCGACAACGACGACCGCCGCAGCGGTGGTTTCGGAGGTGGTGGCCGTCGCGACGACGACCGCCGTGGTGGCTTCAACTCGGCCCCGCGCCGCGACAACGACGACCGCCCGGTGCGGCCGTTTGAGCCGCGCAAAACTTGGGACGGCCAGCCCTACCGCCAGGAAGGCCGCCCGGCGGTACCCCGCGGTGCTGCTGGTGAGCGGAACCGCAAGTTTGTGAAAGCTGATCCCAACCAGCCAGATGCCCCCACGGGCTACACGCCGCGCCCGGCCAGCTTCGAGCAGACCCCACGCCCCGAGGATGCCAACGACCAGGGCCCGGACCGCGCTATCCGGCCGGCCCGCCCGTTTGACTTCCGCAGCCGCCCCGAGGGCCTCGACGCCGAGCGCCCCGCCAGCCCCCGCCCCGAGCGTGGCGCCGATTTCGGCGACCGGCCGCGTGGTGCGTTCAACGACCGCCGCGAGTCGGGCTTCAAGCCCCGCAGCACCGGCGAGCGTCCGGCCTTCGGCAACCGCAGCTTCAACGACCGTTCGGAAGGTGGCTTCGGTAACCGCAACAGCGCCGACCGCCGCGAGCCAAGCCGTGGTGCCTCGGATGCTGACCGCGACGCCCGCCCGTATGGCACGCGTCCGGAGCGTCCGGCCCCCAAGCGTTTCGGCCATGACGCCTCCACGCCCAACCGCGCCGACAAGTTGAAGCGCGGCGAGGTGGCCGGCCAGGCTCCCGACTACAAAAACCTCAAGCACTACGAGGACGACAAAAGCCGCGGCAACAAGCGCCGCCGCGAAGAGGAAGACGTGAAAGGCGACGAGCTGCGCCTGAACCGCTACATCGCCAACGCGGGCGTGTGCTCGCGCCGTGAAGCCGACTCGCTGATTGCGGCCGGCGAAATCAAGGTGAACGGCGAAGTGGTGACGGAAATGGGCTACAAAGTGCAGCCGACCGACACCGTGCAGTACGGCAAAACCAACCTCAACCGCGAGAAGCTGGTGTATGTGCTGCTCAACAAGCCCAAAGACACCATCACGACCACCGAAGACCCCGAAGGCCGCCGCACGGTGATGGATCTGGTGAAGGAGTCGTCAAAGGAACGCATCTTCCCGGTGGGCCGCCTCGACCGCAACACTACGGGTCTGCTGCTATTCACCAACGACGGCGAAGTGGCCCAGAAACTCTCGCACCCTTCGCACCGCAACAAGAAGATCTACCAGGCCGAGCTCGACAAGCCGCTCACCGAGGAGCATCTGGGCATGATTGCGGCCGGCATCGAGCTGGAAGATGGCAAGGCCGAAGTGGACGATGTGGCCGTAGTGGCCGGCAACCCGCACTTTGTGGGCATCGAAATCCACATCGGGCGGAACCGGATTGTACGCCGCATCTTCGAGCACCTTGGCTACGACGTGGTGTCGCTGGACCGGGTGCAGTACGCGGGCCTCACCAAAAAGGACCTGCCGCGCGGCAAGTGGCGCTTCCTCAATGAGAAGGAAGTGATTCGCCTGAAGTATTTCATGTAA
- a CDS encoding TraR/DksA family transcriptional regulator yields MSDETIRYSREDLAEFEQIIQDKLTAARKEVSFIKETLSRKNDSGTDNTASSSKVLEDGADTAEKESLNQLASRQMKFIQQLENALVRIKNGTYGVCIGTGKLIPKERLRAVPHTQHSIEAKMARRD; encoded by the coding sequence ATGAGTGACGAAACCATACGCTATTCCAGAGAGGATTTGGCCGAGTTTGAGCAAATCATTCAGGATAAGCTGACTGCCGCCCGCAAAGAAGTATCCTTCATCAAGGAGACCCTGAGCCGCAAAAACGACTCGGGTACCGACAACACCGCCTCATCGAGCAAGGTGCTGGAAGATGGCGCCGACACGGCCGAGAAGGAGAGCCTCAACCAGCTGGCTTCGCGCCAGATGAAGTTCATCCAGCAGCTCGAGAATGCGCTGGTGCGCATCAAGAACGGCACCTACGGCGTATGCATCGGTACCGGCAAGCTGATTCCGAAAGAGCGGCTGCGCGCCGTACCGCACACCCAACACTCCATTGAAGCCAAAATGGCTCGTCGCGACTAG
- the ribH gene encoding 6,7-dimethyl-8-ribityllumazine synthase yields MATALKNLSDYNSDHFIDISDKRFGLVVAEWNREITDTLAQGAYDTLIKHGAKEENIFRNTVPGSFELTLGAQLLAQHEQIDAVICLGVVIQGETKHDDYICHAVASGITNVGLKFNKPVIFGLVTTNTLEQAWDRAGGKHGNKGVEGAVAAIHMLSF; encoded by the coding sequence ATGGCGACTGCCCTCAAAAACCTGAGCGACTACAACTCCGACCATTTCATCGACATTTCCGACAAACGGTTCGGGCTGGTGGTGGCTGAGTGGAACCGCGAAATCACCGACACGCTGGCGCAGGGCGCCTACGATACGCTTATCAAGCACGGCGCCAAGGAAGAGAACATCTTCCGTAACACCGTGCCCGGCAGCTTCGAGCTGACGCTGGGCGCGCAGCTGCTGGCCCAGCACGAGCAGATTGACGCTGTCATCTGCCTGGGCGTGGTCATCCAGGGCGAAACCAAGCACGACGACTACATCTGCCACGCCGTGGCCAGCGGCATCACCAACGTGGGCCTCAAGTTCAACAAGCCAGTCATCTTCGGCCTGGTGACCACCAACACCCTGGAGCAGGCCTGGGACCGGGCCGGCGGCAAGCACGGCAACAAAGGCGTGGAAGGGGCCGTGGCGGCCATCCATATGCTAAGCTTCTGA